From a region of the Chitinophaga caseinilytica genome:
- a CDS encoding UbiD family decarboxylase yields the protein MPLPEGLSEMTFAGALGNRRFRYFYDDEGYCISADADFVITGTVMPLENKPEGPFGDHLGYYSLTHPFPLMKVSRVYHRKNPVWSFTVVGRPPQEDTSFGALIHEITGNAIPKEIPGVHEIHAVDAAGVHPLLFAIGSERYTPYLKERKPQEILTIANHILGSNQLSLAKFLFICAKEDDPQLHTHDIEKFLLHMLERIDPARDLHFYTNTTIDTLDYTGSDLNAGSKVAIAAAGEKRRELWRELPTGFELPRPFAQFKMALPGVLAVEAPAFTDEHETAKQIALLDEHLKNRQLDGLPLIVLCDDAGFTAENINNFVWVTFTRSNPSHDMHGINSFIRHKHWGCTGPLIIDARIKPHHAPPLIKDAAVEAKVDELGKKGGVLHGII from the coding sequence ATGCCGCTGCCCGAGGGTTTGTCGGAAATGACATTCGCCGGCGCGCTGGGAAACCGCCGTTTCCGGTATTTCTACGACGATGAAGGCTATTGCATTTCGGCCGACGCGGACTTTGTTATCACGGGAACGGTGATGCCGCTGGAGAACAAGCCTGAAGGGCCTTTCGGCGACCACCTCGGTTACTACAGCCTTACCCATCCTTTCCCGCTCATGAAAGTGAGCCGCGTATATCACCGGAAAAACCCGGTTTGGTCGTTCACCGTAGTAGGGCGCCCTCCGCAGGAAGATACCAGCTTCGGCGCGCTGATCCACGAGATCACGGGCAATGCCATTCCGAAAGAGATTCCCGGCGTTCATGAAATCCATGCTGTAGACGCGGCGGGCGTACATCCGCTGTTGTTCGCCATCGGCAGCGAGCGGTATACGCCGTACCTAAAGGAACGCAAGCCCCAGGAAATCCTTACCATCGCCAACCACATCCTGGGCAGCAATCAGCTGAGCCTGGCCAAGTTCCTGTTCATTTGCGCGAAGGAAGACGATCCGCAGCTGCACACGCACGACATCGAAAAGTTCCTCCTGCATATGCTGGAGCGCATCGATCCCGCGCGCGACCTGCATTTTTATACCAACACCACTATCGATACGCTCGATTATACCGGCAGCGATCTCAATGCCGGCAGCAAGGTAGCCATTGCCGCGGCGGGCGAAAAACGCAGGGAGCTCTGGCGCGAACTGCCCACAGGGTTCGAACTGCCGCGCCCTTTCGCACAGTTCAAAATGGCTTTGCCCGGCGTGCTGGCGGTGGAAGCTCCCGCTTTTACCGACGAGCATGAAACGGCGAAACAAATCGCCCTGCTCGATGAACATCTCAAAAACCGGCAGCTGGACGGCCTTCCGCTGATCGTGCTGTGCGACGATGCGGGCTTTACGGCGGAGAATATCAACAACTTCGTGTGGGTAACGTTCACGCGGAGCAATCCATCCCACGACATGCACGGCATCAACAGCTTCATCCGGCACAAGCACTGGGGATGCACCGGCCCGCTTATCATCGACGCGCGCATCAAGCCGCATCACGCACCACCGCTCATTAAAGACGCTGCCGTGGAAGCGAAAGTGGACGAGCTGGGGAAGAAAGGCGGCGTGCTGCACGGCATTATCTGA
- a CDS encoding DUF4302 domain-containing protein, with amino-acid sequence MKRIFSCIILAAVTLAACRKEPDPVFSETADQRINRVLNEYQATLAASANGWNGELTTKNNVTYRFHFSFDNANHVKMFSDFDGTSSSVRKESSFRLKALQQPSLLFDSYSYIHILSDPADSISGGPEGVGLNGDFEFSMDSVTADVIKLTGRQQGAKMTLRKASAADLDAWQSGKWAGGARIADLSKKILNYFKRLTISGRQYEVRIDPSFHTITFTWRDGGGNPQSHTTEYNYSADGLILTEPLQDGANTISRLSGMTWNGSTLNLSVNGATAGTINGAIAPLVIDVNAGRRWYQASQQTYWRGTSFNIKGVWDTYGLWKLENFAFLIFQYGSQYDIFGFVFLESGGLALNFGIGTDTPNFTGGKTVFPFLGELGDVPPEAMDAYVKTAVKFLNPDGWWFIQTGPHQFDMVDATDATSYMVWY; translated from the coding sequence ATGAAGAGAATTTTCTCCTGTATCATACTGGCCGCCGTTACGCTCGCCGCCTGCCGGAAGGAACCGGACCCGGTTTTTTCGGAAACGGCCGACCAGCGCATCAACCGCGTGCTGAACGAATACCAGGCCACTCTCGCCGCCTCGGCCAACGGCTGGAACGGCGAATTGACCACGAAGAACAACGTTACCTACCGGTTCCACTTCAGCTTCGACAACGCCAACCATGTGAAGATGTTCTCCGATTTCGACGGCACGTCATCGTCCGTAAGAAAAGAAAGCAGCTTCCGCCTCAAAGCGTTGCAGCAGCCGTCGCTCCTGTTCGACAGCTATTCCTATATCCACATCCTTTCCGATCCGGCAGATTCGATTTCCGGCGGGCCGGAAGGCGTGGGGCTGAACGGCGATTTCGAGTTTTCGATGGATTCGGTGACGGCAGACGTCATCAAACTGACCGGCCGCCAACAGGGCGCCAAAATGACCCTGCGCAAAGCCTCCGCAGCCGACCTGGACGCCTGGCAATCCGGTAAATGGGCCGGCGGTGCGCGGATCGCGGACCTTTCGAAAAAGATCCTCAATTACTTCAAGCGCCTCACCATCAGCGGCCGGCAATACGAAGTGCGCATCGATCCCAGCTTCCATACCATCACCTTCACCTGGCGCGACGGCGGCGGAAACCCGCAGTCGCACACCACGGAATACAATTATTCCGCAGACGGATTGATCCTCACCGAGCCCCTGCAAGACGGTGCCAATACCATTTCCCGGCTGTCGGGCATGACCTGGAACGGTTCCACGCTCAACCTGAGCGTCAACGGCGCTACGGCAGGCACCATCAATGGTGCCATCGCTCCGCTGGTGATAGACGTTAACGCGGGAAGGCGCTGGTACCAGGCTTCCCAGCAAACCTACTGGCGCGGGACTTCCTTCAACATCAAAGGCGTGTGGGATACCTACGGTTTGTGGAAGCTGGAGAATTTCGCCTTCCTCATCTTCCAATACGGCTCCCAATACGATATTTTCGGTTTCGTTTTCCTCGAATCGGGCGGCCTCGCATTGAATTTCGGGATCGGTACCGATACGCCCAATTTTACCGGTGGGAAAACCGTTTTCCCATTTCTCGGTGAGCTCGGGGATGTGCCGCCCGAAGCCATGGACGCATACGTGAAAACCGCCGTCAAATTCCTCAACCCCGACGGATGGTGGTTCATCCAGACGGGCCCGCACCAGTTCGACATGGTAGACGCAACAGACGCCACTTCGTACATGGTTTGGTATTAA
- a CDS encoding glycoside hydrolase family 43 protein — MLRKNASRCGRFFVGIMLMVAQMAVAQVKTADLRIRDPFVFPDPADSTYYLYANENPRIAVYKSRDLENWEKAGIAFEPPAGFWGTKDFWAPDVYKYRGKFYMLATFSAPGRKRGTSILVGDHPAGPFAPLKNGPATPDSNMCLDGIIYTGKDGKPWLVWCWEWLEVGDGRIMAQRLSRDLNSAVGKPIELARAGDAPWTGPVGGEGKRGIVTDGPFFHRMQNGEMIMIWSSFTKAGKYAIGVARSESGELKGPWKHDPEPLNTDDGGHAMLFRDFSGQLRISFHAPNGAPHTRVRIHKVTEENGKLKIIQ, encoded by the coding sequence ATGTTGAGAAAGAACGCGTCCCGATGCGGGCGATTTTTTGTGGGGATCATGCTGATGGTCGCGCAAATGGCGGTGGCGCAGGTCAAAACGGCCGACCTCCGCATACGCGATCCATTCGTGTTCCCGGATCCGGCAGACAGTACGTATTATCTCTACGCCAACGAAAACCCGCGCATCGCGGTCTACAAAAGCCGGGACCTCGAAAATTGGGAAAAAGCCGGTATCGCCTTTGAACCGCCGGCCGGATTTTGGGGAACGAAAGATTTTTGGGCGCCGGATGTCTACAAATACCGCGGCAAATTTTACATGCTCGCCACTTTTAGCGCACCGGGCCGCAAGCGCGGCACTTCCATCCTCGTCGGCGATCATCCCGCAGGGCCTTTCGCACCGCTGAAAAACGGCCCGGCCACGCCGGATTCCAATATGTGCCTCGACGGCATCATCTATACCGGAAAAGACGGGAAGCCCTGGCTGGTTTGGTGTTGGGAGTGGCTGGAAGTGGGAGACGGGCGCATCATGGCGCAACGCCTTTCCCGCGACCTGAATTCCGCCGTTGGTAAGCCTATTGAGTTGGCCAGGGCTGGAGATGCGCCATGGACGGGGCCGGTAGGAGGTGAAGGGAAGAGGGGCATCGTGACGGACGGGCCTTTCTTCCACCGGATGCAAAACGGAGAAATGATCATGATCTGGAGCAGCTTCACCAAAGCGGGGAAATATGCGATCGGCGTTGCCCGCTCTGAGAGCGGCGAGCTGAAAGGCCCGTGGAAACACGATCCCGAACCGCTGAATACCGACGACGGCGGCCATGCCATGCTGTTCCGCGATTTCAGCGGTCAGTTGCGCATTTCCTTTCATGCTCCCAACGGCGCGCCGCATACGCGCGTCCGGATCCATAAAGTGACGGAAGAAAACGGAAAACTGAAAATCATACAATAG
- a CDS encoding UbiD family decarboxylase: MGYKSLQDCITDLEKHGHLVRIKQEVDPYLEMAAIHLRVYEHQGPALLFENIKGSKFPAVSNLFGTLDRSKFMFRDTLEKIKTLVDIKGDPVKAIKHPFRYLNVAATALSALPMKTGSRAPINFGRTTIGELPQIVNWPMDGGPFVTMPQVYTEDADKPGIMGANLGMYRIQMGGNEYIQDKEIGLHYQLHRGIGIHQAKANAKGQPLKVSIFVGGPPSHPFPP, translated from the coding sequence ATGGGATATAAAAGTTTACAAGACTGTATTACGGACCTGGAAAAGCACGGGCACCTCGTGCGCATCAAACAGGAAGTGGACCCTTACCTCGAAATGGCCGCCATCCACCTGCGGGTATATGAGCACCAGGGGCCGGCATTGCTGTTCGAGAACATCAAAGGCAGCAAATTCCCCGCGGTATCCAACCTGTTCGGTACCCTCGACCGGTCGAAGTTCATGTTCCGCGACACGCTGGAAAAAATCAAAACGCTGGTAGACATCAAGGGAGACCCCGTCAAAGCCATCAAGCATCCTTTCAGATACCTGAACGTAGCCGCCACGGCGCTTTCCGCGCTGCCCATGAAAACCGGTAGCCGCGCGCCCATCAACTTCGGCCGCACCACCATCGGCGAATTGCCGCAGATCGTGAACTGGCCGATGGACGGCGGGCCCTTCGTGACCATGCCGCAAGTGTATACCGAAGACGCCGACAAGCCCGGCATTATGGGCGCCAACCTCGGCATGTACCGCATCCAGATGGGCGGGAATGAATATATCCAGGACAAGGAGATCGGGTTGCATTACCAGTTGCACCGCGGCATCGGGATCCACCAGGCTAAGGCTAACGCGAAAGGGCAACCGCTGAAAGTGAGCATTTTCGTGGGCGGGCCACCGTCTCACCCCTTTCCGCCGTGA
- a CDS encoding RagB/SusD family nutrient uptake outer membrane protein gives MQKHLKIYALLALLSTTGCKKFLEQPPDNRAVLNTPEQVSRLLGTAYPGASYVVFAELSSDNVTDRGGGSTDNEFLDPFTFADVRSDQQDSPEFYWDACYTAIAAANEALQVCEKAPNPSAYMAQKGEALLCRAYAHFMLVTFFSEIYDPATAATKAGIPYVTEPEKEVVKQYDRKTVAYVYEMIEKDLLAGLPLIDEKTYSVPRYHFNKAAANAFAARFYLFKKDYTKVVQHANAVFSDGTVVDKLRPWNSRYLQFTAQEMMVTYAKATEPANLLLCETASWYARGIRSSRYGLNRNLFSYYFNFNVVGADWSFLNQAYIGSGGTTSVFFPKVNEYFVRQSVNAEIGSGYVMVPLFTTEEVLFNRAEANAYLNNTASALQDLNAYSSTHFDNYNPSADALTMPKIKNYYGNVSDRDGIILTVLDFKQAEFMQEGMRWFDILRYRIPVVHETIDGKTYSLTANDPRRLFQIPQSAGESGVPQNPR, from the coding sequence ATGCAAAAGCATTTAAAAATATACGCACTCCTCGCCCTGCTCTCCACAACAGGCTGCAAGAAGTTCCTGGAACAGCCGCCCGATAACCGGGCGGTACTGAACACGCCGGAACAGGTGTCTCGCCTCCTCGGCACGGCTTACCCCGGCGCGAGTTACGTCGTGTTTGCCGAACTGTCGTCAGACAATGTGACCGACAGGGGCGGTGGAAGCACGGATAACGAATTTCTCGATCCGTTTACTTTTGCGGACGTCCGCAGCGATCAGCAGGATTCACCCGAATTTTACTGGGACGCCTGCTACACCGCCATCGCTGCGGCCAACGAAGCATTGCAGGTTTGCGAAAAGGCACCGAACCCTTCGGCCTACATGGCCCAGAAAGGCGAAGCGCTCCTGTGCCGCGCCTATGCGCACTTCATGCTGGTGACTTTCTTCTCCGAGATCTACGATCCCGCTACCGCGGCTACCAAAGCCGGTATTCCGTATGTAACCGAACCGGAAAAAGAAGTAGTGAAACAATACGACCGCAAAACGGTGGCGTATGTATATGAAATGATCGAAAAAGACCTGCTGGCAGGTTTGCCGCTGATCGATGAAAAAACATATTCCGTACCCCGCTACCATTTCAACAAAGCGGCCGCCAACGCCTTCGCCGCACGGTTCTATCTCTTTAAGAAGGATTACACCAAAGTAGTGCAACACGCCAATGCCGTTTTTTCTGACGGAACGGTAGTGGATAAGCTGCGGCCCTGGAATTCCCGTTACCTGCAGTTTACCGCGCAGGAAATGATGGTGACCTATGCCAAAGCGACCGAACCTGCCAACCTGCTGTTGTGCGAAACGGCGTCCTGGTACGCACGTGGCATCCGCAGCAGCCGGTATGGTCTGAACCGGAACCTGTTCTCTTATTACTTCAACTTCAACGTGGTAGGGGCAGACTGGTCGTTCCTGAACCAGGCCTACATCGGCAGCGGCGGTACTACCAGCGTCTTTTTCCCGAAAGTGAACGAGTACTTCGTGCGCCAGAGCGTGAACGCGGAAATCGGCTCGGGTTATGTGATGGTACCGCTTTTTACGACGGAGGAAGTGCTCTTCAACCGCGCAGAAGCGAACGCTTATCTCAATAATACGGCCAGTGCGCTGCAAGACCTCAACGCTTACAGCAGCACGCATTTCGACAATTACAATCCGTCGGCCGATGCGCTCACCATGCCGAAAATCAAGAATTATTATGGCAACGTCTCCGACCGCGACGGCATCATCTTAACCGTACTGGATTTCAAACAGGCGGAATTCATGCAGGAAGGCATGCGCTGGTTCGACATCCTCCGGTACCGCATCCCCGTTGTGCACGAAACGATCGACGGTAAAACGTATAGTCTGACCGCCAACGATCCCCGCAGGTTGTTCCAGATACCGCAATCGGCCGGAGAATCGGGCGTTCCGCAAAATCCCCGTTAA
- a CDS encoding SusC/RagA family TonB-linked outer membrane protein, whose translation MARGRVLDAEENFPLPGVTVENLVSRRGTLSDVNGYYALAARNGDSLRFTFLGKRPLVAIYRGQPLNISLRKQEGQLSEVVVTGFQDLEKRKFAGAATTLKADDVKIDGVADLSRMLEGRAAGVTIQNVSSTFGSAPKIRVRGATSINGDNKPLWVVDGVVLEDVVNISNDQLSSGDPTTLLGSAVAGLNPNDIESYAILKDAAATALYGARAMNGVVVITTKKGRIGKPVVNYTGNFSTQLVPSYGEYSIMNSGDQMSVLAELERKGFLNVGRLNDANWGVYGKMYQGLQADANGNFKVPNTVEGRRNFLKRYASANTDWYDELFKNNFLQEHSLSISFGTDRSQSYFSTSYYGDNGWTIADRVSRYTLNFRNNYKLSDRFSVGFSTLASVRQQRAPGSLKRNPNPVQGQMDRDFDINPFSFALNASRTMTPYDENGDREYFQRNYAPFNILTELENNYLDINVADLRLQGDFSFKITDDLKLDFVGALRYVKSSMEHQIKENSNMANAYRAASTSVIRNNNKFLYRDPADPEAEPVVVLPYGGFYNRTEDQMVNYDIRPSLNYIKTINDKHSLNLLAGMQVKSTDRQNANNTGFGYQYGNGGVPFVDYRIVKQTLEANFPYYGMSRDYDRFVAFYGSGGYSYRQKYNLTATGRYDGSNRLGSSSRARWLPTWSVAGSWNADAEPFMKELTWLDYLTVRASYGLTASMGPATNSTIVLRNINTNRPYLNEMESVIVLAELENEDLTWEKAYTTNAGIDFGLFKNKVNVSIDAYMRQSFDLISIVRTSGIGGQSLKAANYADMDAKGIEFLIGGQVIKKQDWGWKTNLTFGYNTTKITRLRNRPNIFGLVVAEGGAKEGYPARGLFSIPFAGLDPRTGKPTFNNEKGEVSGAVYLQDYNVGFLKYEGPVDPTIAGGFSNTFNYKSLSLNIFLTYQAGNTIRLYPAFSENYSDLTATPKEFKDRWVMPGDEKYTRVPSILGAFEKSQLIGEYPYNNYNYSTERVAKGDMIRLKTVSLSYQVSPSLLNRLGLNSASVTAAAINPWLIYADPKLRGQDPEFFNAGGVAQPVQKQFTLSLKVGI comes from the coding sequence ATGGCCCGAGGCCGCGTCCTGGACGCGGAAGAAAATTTTCCCCTCCCCGGCGTCACCGTGGAAAACCTCGTCAGCCGAAGGGGCACACTTTCCGATGTCAACGGTTATTATGCGCTCGCCGCCCGCAATGGCGACAGCCTCCGGTTCACCTTCCTCGGCAAACGGCCGCTGGTAGCTATTTACCGCGGACAGCCGCTGAACATCAGTCTTCGTAAACAGGAAGGCCAGCTCTCTGAAGTGGTAGTAACCGGCTTCCAGGACCTGGAAAAGCGCAAGTTCGCCGGTGCCGCCACCACGTTGAAAGCAGATGACGTGAAGATCGACGGTGTGGCAGACCTCAGCCGCATGCTCGAAGGCCGCGCCGCAGGCGTTACGATCCAGAACGTTTCCAGCACCTTCGGTTCCGCTCCCAAAATCCGGGTGCGCGGGGCCACTTCCATCAACGGCGACAACAAACCGCTGTGGGTGGTAGACGGCGTGGTGCTGGAAGATGTGGTGAATATCTCGAACGACCAGCTCTCTTCCGGCGACCCCACAACGCTTCTCGGCTCCGCCGTGGCAGGGCTCAACCCGAACGATATCGAAAGCTACGCCATCCTGAAAGACGCCGCGGCCACCGCCCTGTACGGCGCCCGCGCCATGAACGGGGTTGTGGTGATCACGACCAAGAAAGGCCGCATCGGCAAACCCGTCGTGAATTACACCGGCAACTTCAGCACGCAGCTCGTGCCTTCTTACGGGGAATACAGTATTATGAACTCCGGCGACCAGATGTCGGTGCTGGCCGAACTGGAAAGGAAAGGCTTCCTGAACGTGGGACGCCTCAACGATGCCAACTGGGGCGTATACGGCAAAATGTACCAGGGCCTGCAAGCCGACGCCAACGGGAACTTCAAGGTGCCCAACACCGTCGAAGGCCGGCGGAACTTCCTGAAAAGATACGCTTCCGCCAATACCGATTGGTACGACGAGCTGTTCAAGAATAACTTCCTCCAGGAGCATTCCCTCAGCATCTCCTTCGGTACAGACCGCTCGCAGTCGTATTTCTCCACCAGTTATTATGGAGACAACGGCTGGACGATCGCCGACCGCGTGAGCCGGTACACCCTGAACTTCCGGAACAACTATAAACTGTCTGACCGCTTTTCCGTAGGCTTCTCCACACTGGCCTCCGTTCGCCAGCAGCGCGCACCGGGGTCGCTCAAACGCAATCCGAACCCCGTGCAGGGGCAGATGGACCGCGATTTCGACATCAACCCGTTCAGCTTCGCCCTCAACGCCAGCCGTACGATGACCCCGTACGACGAAAACGGCGATCGGGAATACTTCCAGCGGAACTACGCGCCATTCAACATCCTTACCGAACTGGAGAACAACTATCTCGACATCAACGTGGCCGACCTCCGGCTGCAGGGAGATTTCTCCTTCAAGATCACCGACGATCTGAAACTGGACTTCGTGGGTGCGCTGCGGTACGTGAAATCGTCGATGGAGCACCAGATCAAGGAAAACTCGAATATGGCCAACGCCTATCGCGCCGCAAGCACCTCCGTTATCCGGAACAACAATAAATTCCTTTACCGCGACCCGGCCGATCCGGAAGCGGAACCGGTGGTAGTGCTGCCGTACGGTGGTTTTTATAACCGGACGGAAGACCAGATGGTCAATTACGACATCCGTCCCAGCCTGAACTACATCAAAACGATCAACGACAAGCATTCCCTGAACCTCCTGGCAGGTATGCAGGTGAAATCCACCGACCGTCAGAACGCCAACAATACCGGGTTCGGTTATCAATATGGTAACGGCGGGGTGCCGTTCGTAGACTATCGCATCGTGAAGCAAACCCTGGAGGCGAATTTCCCGTATTATGGTATGAGCAGGGATTACGACCGCTTCGTGGCATTCTACGGCTCGGGTGGCTATTCCTACCGCCAGAAATATAACCTGACGGCAACCGGCCGGTACGATGGTTCCAACCGCCTGGGTAGTTCGTCCCGCGCCCGCTGGCTCCCCACCTGGAGCGTGGCTGGTTCCTGGAACGCTGACGCAGAGCCGTTCATGAAAGAACTGACCTGGCTCGATTACCTGACGGTGCGCGCCTCTTACGGTCTTACGGCGAGTATGGGCCCGGCTACCAATTCCACCATCGTGCTGCGCAATATCAATACCAACCGGCCTTACCTGAACGAAATGGAATCGGTGATCGTGCTGGCGGAACTGGAGAACGAAGACCTGACCTGGGAGAAAGCCTACACCACCAACGCAGGGATCGATTTCGGCCTGTTCAAAAATAAAGTCAACGTGAGCATCGATGCATATATGCGCCAGAGCTTCGACCTGATCAGTATCGTACGTACTTCCGGCATCGGCGGGCAGTCGCTCAAAGCGGCCAACTACGCAGATATGGACGCGAAAGGGATCGAGTTCCTCATCGGTGGACAGGTGATCAAGAAGCAGGATTGGGGTTGGAAAACGAATCTGACCTTCGGATATAACACCACGAAAATCACGCGGCTGCGCAACCGGCCCAATATCTTCGGCCTGGTAGTGGCGGAAGGCGGGGCGAAGGAAGGGTACCCTGCGCGGGGGCTCTTCTCCATCCCATTCGCCGGCCTCGACCCGCGGACGGGCAAGCCCACTTTCAACAACGAGAAAGGCGAAGTGTCCGGAGCCGTTTACCTGCAGGATTACAACGTCGGGTTCCTGAAGTATGAAGGGCCGGTAGACCCCACCATCGCCGGCGGTTTCTCCAACACCTTTAACTACAAATCGCTATCGCTGAACATCTTCCTGACGTACCAGGCCGGCAACACGATCCGCCTGTACCCCGCATTCAGCGAAAACTATTCTGACCTGACGGCTACCCCGAAAGAATTCAAAGACCGCTGGGTAATGCCGGGCGACGAGAAGTATACCCGGGTGCCTTCCATCCTCGGGGCCTTCGAAAAGAGCCAGCTGATCGGGGAGTATCCGTACAATAACTACAACTATTCCACGGAGCGCGTGGCCAAAGGAGATATGATCCGGCTGAAAACGGTGTCGCTTTCCTACCAGGTGAGCCCTTCGCTGCTGAACCGCCTCGGCCTCAACAGCGCCAGCGTCACCGCCGCTGCCATCAACCCCTGGCTCATCTATGCCGATCCGAAGCTGAGAGGCCAGGACCCGGAATTCTTTAACGCGGGCGGCGTTGCGCAGCCCGTGCAGAAACAATTTACGCTCTCCCTGAAAGTTGGGATCTAA
- a CDS encoding putative zinc-binding metallopeptidase translates to MKHLTISLLLLALFAGCRKDDDPGNVDNIPGLGGDDWVKGPVDTWIIDSMTTPYNMTVKYKWEQGELDPTKALVPPHEAKIIPVLSTIRRGWIKPFEDEMGALFVKRYTPKYFVLVGSSQYNMDGTITLGTAEGGRTIELYTLNDFRVNWMPGFVPGDSANVKQMFHTIQHEFGHILNQTVSYSPDYKRITVGKYTANWVNYTDNEARRRGFITAYSMSGPDEDFVEIVATMLTEGRSGFDRLVNNVTVAGGDGTQPATARALLRQKEAMVVEYYRNSWGVNFYNLQSRTRAALVALIK, encoded by the coding sequence ATGAAGCATTTAACGATATCGCTGCTGTTGCTCGCCTTGTTCGCCGGTTGCCGTAAAGACGACGACCCGGGCAACGTTGATAACATCCCCGGACTGGGGGGCGACGACTGGGTGAAAGGGCCCGTAGACACCTGGATCATCGACAGCATGACCACGCCCTACAACATGACCGTGAAATACAAATGGGAACAGGGCGAACTGGACCCCACCAAGGCGCTGGTGCCCCCGCACGAAGCCAAGATCATCCCCGTGCTCAGCACCATCCGCCGCGGATGGATCAAGCCGTTCGAAGATGAAATGGGCGCCTTGTTCGTGAAACGATATACGCCCAAGTACTTCGTGCTCGTCGGCAGCTCCCAATATAATATGGACGGCACCATCACCCTCGGTACCGCCGAAGGTGGCCGCACCATCGAACTGTACACCCTGAACGATTTCCGGGTGAACTGGATGCCGGGGTTCGTTCCGGGCGACTCCGCCAATGTGAAACAGATGTTCCACACTATCCAGCACGAATTCGGGCATATCCTGAACCAAACGGTATCCTACTCGCCCGACTACAAGCGCATTACCGTGGGGAAATATACCGCCAACTGGGTGAACTATACGGATAACGAAGCCCGTCGCCGCGGGTTCATCACCGCCTATTCCATGTCTGGCCCCGACGAGGATTTCGTGGAAATCGTAGCCACGATGCTGACGGAAGGCCGTAGCGGCTTCGACCGGCTCGTCAACAACGTGACCGTGGCCGGGGGCGACGGTACCCAGCCCGCAACGGCGCGCGCACTGCTCCGCCAGAAGGAAGCCATGGTAGTGGAATATTACCGCAACAGCTGGGGCGTCAATTTCTATAACCTGCAATCCCGGACCCGCGCGGCACTGGTAGCTTTGATCAAATAA